A single Nomascus leucogenys isolate Asia chromosome 14, Asia_NLE_v1, whole genome shotgun sequence DNA region contains:
- the LOC115838372 gene encoding putative coiled-coil domain-containing protein 144C isoform X2 — protein MKAIQKQCETLQKNKKQLKQEVVNLKSYMERNMLERGEAEQYKLLTEEKARREIAEKLNEAVLTLQKQAAVSQEQLAQLKEDNTTSIKTQMELTIKDMESEISRIKTSQANFNKTELERYKELYLEEVKVRESLSNELNRTNEMIAEVSTQLTVEKKQTRSLFTGTTRPVLESSCVRNLNDSEGLNRKHIPRKKRSAFKSMESYLLKMQWKLQNDITTEVAGVH, from the exons ATGAAAGCAATACAAAAGCAATGTGAAACGCTACAGAAGAATAAGAAGCAGCTGAAACAAGAAGTAGTAAACCTCAAAAGTTATATGGAGAGAAATATGTTAGAACGTGGTGAAGCTGAACAGTATAAACTGTTGACTGAAGAAAAAGCAAGGAGGGAAATAGCAGAAAAATTAAACGAAGCCGTTCTCACCTTGCAG aaacaagcAGCAGTATCTCAAGAACAGTTAGCACAGTTAAAGGAGGATAATACTACTTCAATAAAAACTCAGATGGAACTCACAATCAAAGATATGGAATCTGAAATCTCCAGAATAAAAACTTCGCAAGCCAACTTTAATAAAACCGAATTGGAAAGATATAAGGAACTCTACCTAGAAGAAGTAAAAGTTAGAGAATCCTTGTCAAATGAACTGAATAG AACTAATGAGATGATAGCAGAGGTCAGTACGCAACTTACTGTGGAGAAAAAGCAGACCAGATCTCTATTCACTGGCACTACGAGGCCAGTCCTAGAGTCATCTTGTGTTAGAAATCTTAATGATAGTGAAGGTCTCAACAGAAAACATATTCCAAGAAAAAAGAGGTCTGCTTTTAAGAGCATGGAGAGCTACTTGTTGAAG